The region CACGCGGTCGCCCAGGTGTCGGCGGGGGCCTGGCGCAGGCAGGCCTCCATCTCGCTCAGCCGCGCGTCGAAGGCGGCGTCATCGCGCAGGTCCTCGATGCGATGGCAGGCATGGCTGGCCGTGGTGCGGTCGCGGCCAAAGGCGGCGGCCACGCGGGCCATGGGCCAGGCGAAGGCCACATGGGTCAGGTACATGGCCATCTGGCGGGCGCGGGCGGCCTCGGCGCGGGCGCGGGTGCGGGCGGCGATCTCGCGCGGCGGCACCCCGGTGGACATGGCGACGAGGCTGGTTACGAAGCCGGCGGCCAGGCGGTCCTTCTTCGGATCGCGGCCTGCTTCGAGCAGTTCGTCATAGGTTTGGGCAGTCATTTCCTTGCTCTCTCCTCGGCCCGCACGCCTTTTTGCGTCGAGCCACTCCGCAACCTTAGGTCGCGAGGGGAAGGGCGAGGATAACTTTCCTATTGCTATCCACAATAGGAATAAAAGCCGGATACGTCCGACTTTGACGTCAGGCCGCGCGGATGCCGCTGGACGCCAGAACTTCAGGCTGCATGCCCACCACGGCGTCGTAGCCGAGGATCATATCGACCTTGCGACCATCCGAGGACAGCGGCAGGCGAAGCCACAGGATCGACAGGTGAGCGGCGCCGCGCCAGGCCAGATTGTGGACCCCGACGCCTGGCTTGGCCTCGTCGACCACGCGGTCGAGTTCATGGCGCCAGTAGTCGGCGGCGGTGGAGTTGTAGACCTCGCCCAGGGTGCGGCCGGTGATCTCGCGGCCATAGACGGTGTAGAGACCGGTGCCCGCTAGGCGCAGGGCGTAATCGCGTCCAGTCCCGCCGCGCCCGTCAGGGACCACATCGATCAGACTGACCGTCGGCAAAAGCCGCTTCATGCTGGAAGGATCGATGTCCGCGCGACTGGGCAGCTTGGAGCCCCGACGCAGCGACGCCCAGTAGGCGAACATCTCTTGGTGAGCTCTTGCCGCCGCGGCGGGAGCGCCCAATTGCGCGACCATCTCCAGAGTCCCGAACAAGCCGTTGGAATCACGACAATTAACTATCGCTCAACCAACGAATCGGGAGCAAGCGGAAAAGGGTTAACGCGCGCAAAAAGGCGCCAGAACGGCACAACGGCGTTGCTCCGAAACGACAGTTTCGGCCCGCCTGCCCCATGCTTGAGCTTTAAACGCAGAAACGCCCGCCGTCCGATAGGACGACGGGCGCTTCAAAAGACCGGGTCGGCTGAGGTCTAGCGACCCTTGCGGGCGGGTTTGCGGCCGCCTTGGCCCAGACCCATCTGCTTGGCCAGGTCCGAACGCGCCTTGGCGTAGTTCGGGGCGACCATCGGATAGTCCTTGGGCAGGTTCCACTTGGCCCGATATTCCTCGGGGCTCATGTTGTACTTGGTCCGCAGGTGGCGCTTCAGCGACTTGAACTTGCGGCCGTCCTCCAGGCAGACGAGGTGGTCGGGCGTGATCGAGCGCTTGAGCGGCACGGCCGGCTCCTTGGGCGCGACCTCGACCGGCTCGGCGCCGGTGGCGATCTCGGCGATGGCGCGGTGGATGCTCTGGATCAGGGCGGGCAGGTCGGACGCCGACACGGAATTGTTGCCCACGTAAGCGGAAACGATATCCGCCGTCATCTCGATGATTTCTGCTTTATCGTCCATGTTCGTCTTATTCTGCTGAGGGCGCGCGACGCCGCATCAATTGTTGATTCCGAAGTCAGGAGGCTCGTACTTATAGAACGCCGCTCATTCAGACAAGCGTGGTGCATGATCTTTGTCTCGAAAACAAAGATGCTCATAAATGTGGTAACCGCGCCGAGTTTTTGACCTTGGAAGTCGCCAAACACTAGATCAGCGTTCATCCGACGCGGCTACAGATCGAGCGGCGGCGGAAATACATCCCAATAGCGAAGAACCGTCTGCGCCCGATCGATGGCCAGACCGTCAAACAGCTCCACCAAATCTTGCTTCGAACCCGGCCGCTGCAGGGCGGACCAGAGCGTGACCAGGGCGTCGCGCGGCAGCCCCGCCGCCTTGACCAGGACCACCAGGGCCTCACCGCCCGGATCGTCGAAGATCCGCCGCCCGGTCTGAGGCTTCACCCCGGCGAGACGGGCGATCTCGTCAGTCATGGACGGGGTGACGCCGAACCGCGCCGCCTGGATGGCCGCTTCAAGGGTCGGAAATAGGCCGGAATGGGCGCGGTCTCGCTGGCGGCGGCCGACAAACTCCAGGGTGCGACGGGTGAGCCGGTCGGCCCATCCCCCGGCCTTGGCGACGGGATAGAGGTCGTCCACCGCCTCGCGCAGTTGAGCCCGCGGGGCGGCGAAGCGGCGCAGGACCTGCGCCCGCGCCGCGGGGTCCGCGGACCAGAACAGGTCGAAGGCCTGGCCGGGGGTCAGCTCGCCGCGCGCCAGGAGCGGCGCCACCAGCTCGGGCCGAGCGCTGGCGGCGGCGGTGAGGATGGCGAGCGCGCCCTGCCCCAGGCGCGCGTCGCGGTTGATCAGCAAGACCTCGCCCGCCGCGATGTCGCCGGCTTCCAGGATGGCGTCGGACACCACCTCGCTCACACCAGGCCGGGCGGCGATCAGGGCGCGGTGCTCGTCACTGGCGCGGCGGGCGCAATCGACCAGTTCGGCGTCGCCCAGATGAGCACGGGATTCCAGCAGGGGCCGGGCCACGGCCACGGCGTCGCGCAACAGGACGCGGACCAGGGCCGCCGGCGGGGAAGAGATGGCCGACAGACGCTGGGCCACGCGCACCCGCTCGCCCTCGGCCGCCTCGCGCAGGGCCTCGATCAGCAGATCGACGGCCACGGCCTTCTGATGCGGGTCCGTGCGCTCGGCGGGAAGACAGACCAGATCGGCCAGCCGCTTGAGCAACGCCGCCCGCAACCGGGCGGCGGCCTCTGGCGCGGAATCGGCGGCGGGCTGGCTCACAGGGAGAGTAGTTCACTCTCTCCCCTGCGGTGCAACGCCCGGCTTAAGCCGCTTCCCCCGGCCTTGTGCCTGGGGTCCCTACATCCGCACGCACAATGCGAACCGTTTGGCGCGGCATCGGCGGACATAGGGACCCTCGCCACAAGGGCGAGGGAGGCGCGTATATTCGCTATTTAAACTCCGGGCGATCCCAATGCTCCCACACGTCGGGCAGGTCGGACGAGACCTTGTCGGGATAGTTGGGCGGGCGTTTTTCCAGGAAGGAAGTCACGCCTTCCTTGGCGTCGCCGGAAGCGCCGCGCGACTGGATGGCCCGGCTGTCGGCCATGTGGGCCTGCATCGGATGGACAGCGCCGGCCATGCGCCAGATCAGCTGGCGCGACAGGGCCACCGAGACCGGGGCGGTGTTGTCGGCGATCTCGCGCGCCAGGGCGGTGGCGGCGGGCAGCAGGTCCTCTGGCGCGTGGAGCGAGCGGACGAGGCCGCGATCCAGGGCCTCCTGCGCGCCGAAGACGCGGCCGGTGAAACACCATTCCAGGGCGGTCTGCGGCCCTACCAGACGCGGCAGGAACCAGGACGAACAGGCTTCCGGCGTGATGCCGCGCTTGGCGAAGACGAAGCCAAACTTGGCGTCGGTGCTGGCCAGGCGGATGTCCATGGGTAGCTGCATGGTGACGCCCACGCCCACGGCCGGGCCGTTCACAGCGGCGATCACGGGTTTCAGGCTGTCGAAGATACGCAAGGAGACCCGGCCGCCGCCGTCGCGATAGATGTCGCCGACCTTGCCCTCTTCGCGTTCCAGCGCCTGGGGCGAGGTGCGGTCGAAGGTGGCGCCGCCGCCCGACAGGTCCGCCCCGGCGCAGAAGGCGCGGCCCGAGCCGGTGACGATCACCGCGCGGACGGCGTCGTCGGCGTCGGTGCTGTCGAAAGCCTCGATCAGTTCCTTCATCATGCGGGCGGTGAAGGCGTTCAGCTTCTCCGGCCGGTTCAGGGTGAGGGTCGCGACGCCGTCGCGGACGTCGTACAGCAGGGTCTCGAACTTCGGCGCGGACATGGTGGTCTCCCTTGTTTTGCGGGGATGATGACCGCTACAACGCTACGAAACAATCGTTTGAATAGGGAGAAGCCCGCATGAAGAGCGTCACTTTCGCCGACGTCGCCAGCCTGGTCGGCCAAGAGGTCGGAGTGTCCGACTGGGTCGAGATCACCCAGGAGCGGGTCAATCAGTTCGCCGAAGCCACCGGGGACCACCAGTGGATTCACGTGGATGTGGAGCGCGCCACCCGCGAGATCGGCGGCCCGATCGCCCACGGCTACCTGACCCTGTCGCTGATCCCGTTTCTGGGCGCGGGTCTGCTGAACGTGTCGGGCGTCACGCGCGGCATCAACTACGGCACCGAGAAGGTGCGCTTCACCAACATGGTGCGGGTCGGTAAGCGCGTACGCATGCGCCAGAAGCTGACCGGCGTTGAGCCCAAGGCCGGCGGCCTGCAGCTGAAGAACGAATGCACCATCGAGATTGAGGGCGAAGAACGCCCCGCCTGCGTGGCCGAGACGATCTCGATCATTTACGGGGGTTAGCTCCCTTAGCGCCTTACATAGTGCGCTTCCCCAGGCCTTGTGCCTGGGGTCCCTGCATCCGTATTCGCGGCGACCGACCGTTTGGCGCGGCGGCGGCGGACACAGGGACCCTCGCCACAAGGGCGAGGGAATCTATTCTTGAGGCGGTCGAGAAGGCGGTGCGTTAGGGGACGCGCCGCCTTCCCTCCCCGCTCACGCCGTCCTCAAGCAGCGAGGGCGGCGCGATTGGCCAGGAGCACGGCGCTGCCGTGCGGTTTGGCGGCGGCGCGTTCGGCGGCTAGGGCTCGCGCCAGATCACGGTCGCCGCCGCGGATCGCGGCCTCCAGCAGAGTCAGGTCGATGATGTCGCGCTGGGCGTGGCTGCCGCCGAAACGGTAGGCCCGGTGGCGGATCGGCCGCAGCAGCGACACGGCGTTGCGATAGTCCCCTGCGGCGAAGGCGGCCATGGCCTCGGTGGCGGCGTGGCCGACCTCGTTGAGGAACTCGCGGTTGTCGCCGACCGTCTCGCGGGCCGAGGACTGCACGGCGCGCACCAGGCGCACGTCTTCCTTACGGTTGGCGGCGGCGAAGGCCATCATCGCATGCATGTCGTTGAAGGCGTAGGCGCTGTCGGCGGCGCTGAACGACCAGCCATCGGCCACCGTCGTCCAGCGATCGCCCACATCGACACCCAGCAGCTGGAGCCGCCACAGCATGGCCGAGGCGTCGACCAGATCGAAGACGATCGGCGAGCGGGCGCCATGGATGGGGCCGTCGAACAGGCGCAGCACCTGCTCGTAGTCGCCCAGCTCCAGGTGATATAGCGCCAAGTGCCACCAGTTATGAACGGCCAGCAGGTTGTTCTCGGCCCAGGCGGGGGTGTCGGCGGTCATGAAGCGCACGCCCTCCTCCGCGCGGCCCTGCATCTCCAACACGTGGGCGACGGCGTGCTTGGCCCAACTGTCGCGGGGCTCGATCTTGAGGGCGGCGAGGCCCTGTTGCTCGGCGCGGGCGTAGTCGCCGGTCTCCTCCAGCCCGAAGGCGTGCATGGCCAGCATGGCGTGCCAGCCCGGCGTCGTCGCGCCCCAGGCCGGCATGGCCCGGGCGATGCGGTCGCGCAGCATGCGGCTGTCGCCCAGCAGGAAGTCGACGAAGTGGCCGCCGCGGACGGCGACCATGTCGAGGGGATAGGTGACGGCGATGTCTTCCAGGGTGCGGGCCGCCTCGCGCCAGCGGCCCTCGACCATGGCGCGGATGGCCAGGACGTGGGCGGTCTCGCGCGGCGTGCCCTTGGCCCCCTCGGCCTGGGCCAGGTTGGGCAGGATGGCGGTCACGCCCATGGGGTCGGTGCCGCTGAGGTGCAGGTGGGCGCGCAGGACGTGCGCCATGATGAAGTCGGGGCTGTCGGCGAGGGCGGCGTCCAGCTCGGCCACCGGATCGAGGCCGAAGCGGTTGTAGAGGGCCAGGGCGCTTTCAAAGCGCTCCAGGGCGAAAGGGCTGGCGCCGGTGACGGCCAGCCCGCGGTGATCCTTGAGGGTCATGTGCGTGCTCGTCTGAATGCGTTCCGGCCAGCGGCCTGCCGACCCGGGAGGGGGGAATAAGTATAGGCCGCCCCAAAGCCCCTCCAGCCGACGCATGGTGCAGTCGCGAATTTGAGGCTGAAACGCCTGCAAACACTGGTATTTCACGCGCGAAATATGTTACGAACTGTGTTATGTTAGCTGTTATCGAACCCAAAACCGCACCATTGGTGCAGTCCCCGCCCCTGTCCAAGGGCGCGGCGACGCGCGCGCGGATCATGGACCTGGCCTATGACCGCATCATCGACAAGGGCTTCGCGGCCACGTCGATCGAAGAGCTGGTTGAGGCCGGCAGCATCACCAAGAGCGGGTTCTTCTACCACTTCAAGGACAAGAACGACCTCGCCCGTCAGCTGATCGACCGCTTCGTGGAGCAGGACGAAGCGCTGCTGGACAGTCTGGAAAGCCGCGCCCGCAGCCTGCACGAAGACCCGCTGCATTCGTACCTGATCTTCCTCAAGCTGACCGCCGAGGTGATGGACGAGTACATGAAGGTGCGGCCCGGCTGCATCGTGGCGGCCATCGTCATCCAGGACAGCGCCTTTGACGCCGGGGTGCGCCAGCGCGGGGTCGAGATCGTCCTGAACTGGCGGCGGCGTTACCAGGCGTGGCTGGAGGAGATCGCCGCGGTCCATCCGCCTAAGGCGCCGGTCGATCTGGAAACCGTCGCCGACCAGATGACCGTCATCGTCGAGGGCGGCATCCTGCTGTCCAAGGGCCTGCGCGATCCGCACCAGGCGGGCCGGCACATCCTGTTCTACCGCGAGACGATCAGGCTGTTGTTCAGCTGATCCCACTCCTGCCCCGTAGCGAAGCGTACGGGGGAGGTGGATCGGCGCGACAGCGACGAGACGGAGGGGGCGCTTCTTCCGGCTCAGAGCCCAGTCAGCGCCCCCTCCACCACTTCGTGGTCCCCCTCCCCCGCAAGCGGGGCAGGAGAAGAGCTACTTCAGCCCATGCCCACCGACGGGGGTGGTTTCGATGTGGGTGTCGAAGCCGGCGATCAGGGGGCGGCCCTTGGCGATGGCGTCCTTGACCGACGGCAGTTGCAGCGAGGCCTTGTGGCTTTCGGCGCTGTCCCACACCTCGGTGATCCAGATGGCGTCGGGATCGTCGGCGACCTTGGCCACCACATAGGACTGGCAGCCCGGCATGCCGGACACCCCGTCCAGCAGAATGGCGATCAGCGCGTCGCGCTTGCCGGGGGCGGCTTTCATCTTGCCGATCAGGCCGTACATGGCGGGGGCTCCGGTAGCGTTGGTTGCGCCCGCGAGGCTCAGGGCCAAGCTTCCAGTCACGACATCGCGGCGGTGGGGCGTCATGGGCGAAGAAGTAGCGTAGCGCGGCATCAGAGCAAAGCTGGACCTTGATAGGTCACTCAATGAACACCACTTCGAGAGCACGGGAGAAACAAATGACGTTTGTTCTTAAGGTCAAATACCTGACTTCCTCCACCGAACCCGCCTTCGAAGCTTCAGAAAGCTTCGACTTCGAGTCCCGAGCTTTGGACGGAGCAAGGGCGTTGTACAATGACGAAGACAAACGCCGAAAGAAGTCACCCCATCAAGGGCCGGCGCTAGTTGGCCTCATTCTAGAACGCGAGGACGGAACATCTCTCGAGGGAGCGGCTTTGCGCCGACACGCGCACAGCATACACGACTAGCTATCACTCCGCGGCCAGCGGCCGTCTTGCGGCCTCCACGTCGCGGGCCGGGGGCAGGCCGTAGAGGCGGCGGTATTCGCGGCTGAACTGTGAGGGGCTTTGATAGCCGACGCGGAAGCCGGCGGTGGCCACGTCGGCGTCCTCGACCAGCATCAGGCGGCGCGCCTCGTGCAGGCGAAGCTGCTTCTGATACTGCAGCGGCGTCATGGCGGTGACCGCCTTGAACTGGTGGTGCAGAGAAGACTCGCTCATGCCCACCGCCTCGGCCAGGGCTTCAATACGCAGGGGCTGGTCGTAGTTGTCGCGCAGCCATCCAACGGCGCGAGCCACGCGGCCGCCGCCAGCCCCCTCGCCCGCCGTTATGTGCAGCAGGCGCGCGGCGTCCGGCCCGGTCAGCAGGCGATAGAGGATCTCGTCCTGGATCAGCGGCGCCATGGCGGCCACGTCCTGCGGCCGGTCCAGCAGGCGCACCAGCCGTAGCACGGCGTCCAGCAGGTCCGGCCCCGCGGAATTGACCGCCAGGCCCCGCATGGCGTCCGCCGCCGTGGCCGGACGGGGTACGCCGATGCGGCGGATCAGGTCGCCCAGACGCACCACGTCGATAGCCATGCCCAGGCCGATCTGCGGCTTTTCCGGCGTCGCTTCGATCACGCAGGAGGCGACGGGCATGTCGAGCGCCACCAGCAGATAGTCGCCGACGCCATAGCGCAGGGTCTCTTCACCCACGCGCACGACCTTGGCGCCTTGGACCACCAGGGCCAGGCATGGCCACTGGGCGGTATGCAACGGCATGCTGGGCGAGGTCTTGCGCGCCAGGAACAGGCCGTCGACGGCGGTCTCCACATGCCCGTCCTCCGGCGTGAACCGGGTGATCAGGGAGACCAGCTCCGCATAGGGATCGGCAGACGACATCATGAAATCACCCTAGCCGCCCCTACGGCAGGCGAAAGGCGCGAACCCCGGTTTTTGCAGGATCGTGCATGACTCCTGCGGGATTGTTTCTGTCGCCGCGGCTGGAGGGCATGTCAGGTTAGGGCTCGGGGACGACGGAGCGCGGCCAGCGCCCGGCCTCCCCCGCCCGCATGCAGGATCGCACAGGAGACCGCCATGGCCCGAGTCATCGACTATTCCCCGCAGACCGGCGCGTTCCAGCCGGAGCCCATGATCCTGGAGGCCGTGGAGATCACCACCTTCCGCCTGCGCGGCTGCACGGTGGCGCAGTTCATCGACGCCAACGCCGGGGTGGACGCCTGGCTGCGCCGCCAACCGGGCTTCCGCTCGCGCCGCATCGCCGAGCAGGCGGACGGCTCGGTGGTGGACATGCTGGTCTGGGCGGCGGTGGCGGACGGCCGCGCGGCGGCTGACGGCCTGATGGATGAACTGGCGGACTCGCCGGTCCACGACCTGATTGATCAGCGCACCGTGTGCTGGAGCGTCTCGCCGGTACGCCACAGCATCGGCTGAGGCCGCGCTAGTCGATCGTCCCGGCCTCGACCGCGTTGGCGGCGACCTGGGTGGCGGGCAGGACCTCGGCGACCTTGGAGGTGCGGATCGGGATCACGCCGTCGAGCATGTTGACGGTCTCGCGGATGAATTTGGCGTGGGTGACCACGCCGATCTCCAGCCGCTCCTTATTCAGCTCCACCTGCTGGGTGAGCATCCCAGCCACGAACTGGACTTCCTGGGCCTCGCCCGCGCCGGGGCGACGCCGGGCGGCTTCGGCCATGAACACTGGGCCGCCGGAGTTGCCGGGAAACACCGAGAAATCGAGCAGGAAGGTCGGCGAGTTGTCGGCCGGGCCCAGCGGATAGGACGCCACGCGCCCCGAGCGCAGGATGGGGAAACCCGCGCCATTGGCCGCCAGCCCGCGTGGGAAGCCGAGCGCCATCATCTCGTCGCCGGGGCCGAGGGCCACCTTGCTGAAGGTCTCGTCCGCCGCCAGCCAGGCCAGGGGGATCGCCGCCTTGGCGAATTCGGGGGGCGCGACCACCTCGATCGCCGCCACGTCGCGGGTCGGGTGCTTGGCCCAGGCCGGGTGATCGATCGTGTCGCGGATGGTCAGGGTCTGAGGATCGTAACGCCAGACGCCGTCGCCGCCCTGGACCCGATAGCCGATGCGCGCGCTGGCCTTGGGCATGCGCTCCAGCACGTGGCCGGCGGTGACCAGCACCGTGCGAGGCCGCCCGTCCGGCGTGGGCGCGTCGATGAGAAAGCCGGTGCCGACCGTGCGGCCGCCGTCGGGCAAGGCCTGTTCGACCTGCACCGTCGCCTGAATGAGATCGAGAGATAGATCCCAGGCCATGGACGCCCCTTGATTACGCGACTCACTACGACCCATTTGACCTGCGCCGAGTCCCCGTCACAAGCTGGCGTCCTGCCGCACCCTCCAATTTAGAGAGACTGCATGAAAACCCGGCGCGAACTTCTGGCGTCCACGGCCGCCCTGGCCGCCTCCTCCGTCCTCATTCCTGGTGAATCCATGTCCGCGTCCCCCACCCTGCCAAAGCCTCCCGTCGCCAAGAAGGAGCCCAAGCGCATCGAACAGCTGGGGCGCGTGCGGACCGACGACTATGCCTGGATGAAGGACGACAACTGGCAGAAGGTCCTGCGCGATCCGAGCCTGATCAAGGCCGACGTCAAGGCGCACCTGACCGAAGAGAACGCCTACACCAAGGCGATGCTGGCCAAGACCGAACCGCTGCAGAAGGCGATGTTCGAGGAGATGAAGGGCCGCATCAAGGAGGACGACGCGTCCGTCCCAGCCCCCGACGGCGTGTTCGAGTATTACACCCGCTACAACATCGGCGCGCAGCACCCGATCTACGCCCGCAAGCCCCGGGCCGGCGGCGCGGAGGAAGTGCTACTGGATGCCGACGCCCTGGCCAAGGGGAAGGCCTATTCAGAGGTCGGCGCGGCGGATCACAGCCCCGACCACAAGCTGTTCGCCTACGCCGAGGACGCCCAGGGCTCGGAGGTGTTCCGCATCTTCGTCAAGGACCTGGCGACGGGTCAGGTGCTGGCCGAGCCGGTGGAGAGCTCGACCGGGGACTTCACCTTCTCGCCGGACTCCCAGTGGCTGTTCTGGACCCACCGCGACGACAACGGCCGGCCGGACAAGATCTATCGCCGCCCGGCCCGCGGCGGCGCCAAGGACGACGTGCTGATCTATGAGGAGGCCGACGAGGGCTATTTCATCGGGATCGGCCGCGTGGCTTCCGACCAGTTCCTGGTCATCAGCGCCGGCAACAACGACAGCTCCGAAGCCCTGATCATCCCGGCCAGCGACCCGACCGCCAAGCCCAAGGTGGTCGAGCCGCGCAAGGTCGGCGTGCGCTATGACATCGAGCACTGGGACGGCGACTTCATCATCCGCACCAACGCCGACGACGCGGTGGACTTCAAGCTGGTGCGGGCGCCCGTCTCGGACCCGTCGGCCAAGAACTGGAAGGAATGGGTCGCCCACCGTCCGGGCACGCTGATCGTCGGGACCACCGCCTATCAGAACCACTTCGTGCGGCTGGAGCGGGTGAACGCCAACACCCGCATCGTGGTCACCGAAAAGGGCGGCGCCGAACACCCCATCGTCATGGACGAGGAGGCCTATGTCCTGTCGCTGGAGGGCGGGTACGAGTTCGACACCCCGGTGATGCGCTATGTCTACCAGTCGCCGACCACGCCGCGTCAGTGGTTCGACTACGACATGGCCAAGCGCACCAAGGTGCTGCGCAAGACCCAGGAAATCCCATCCGGCCACAACCCGGCCGACTACGTCACCAAGCGGCTGTATGCCAAGGCGTCCGACGGCGCCGAGGTGCCGATCACGGTGCTGATGAAGAAGGGGACCAAGCTGGACGGCTCCGCCCCGCTGCTGCTGTACGGCTATGGCAGCTATGGCATCCCGATGGACCCCAGCTTCTCGATCCGCAACCTCAGTCTGGTGGACCGGGGCTGGATCTGGGCCACCGCCCACATCCGCGGCGGGTCGGAAAAGGGCTGGGGCTGGTTCCTAGACGGCAAGAAGTTCAAGAAGAAGAACACCTTCACCGACTTCATCACCTGCGCCGAGCACCTGCATTCCAACGGCTATGGCGCCAAGGGGCGCACGGTCGCCTATGGCGGCTCGGCCGGAGGGCTGCTGATGGGCGCGGTGACCAACATGCGGCCCGACCTGTGGGCCGGCATCATCGGCGCGGTGCCGTTCGTGGATGTGATCAACACCATGAGCGATACGTCCCTGCCCCTGACCCCGCCCGAGTGGCCCGAATGGGGCAACCCGATCGAGGACGCGGAAGCCTATGACTACATGTACAGCTACTCGCCCTACGACCAGGTGTCGGCCAAGCCGTACCCGGCGGTGCTGGCCACCGGCGGCCTATCGGACCCGCGCGTCACCTATTGGGAGCCCGAGAAGTGGGCCGCCAAGCTGCGCGACCACACCACCAGCACCAATCCCATCCTGCTGAAGATCAACATGGAGGCCGGCCACGGCGGCGCGTCCGGCCGGTTCGATTTCCTGAAGGAGATCGCGCTGGATTACGCCTTCGCCGTGTGGGCGGTGGAGAAGGGCTGGGAGAA is a window of Caulobacter sp. NIBR2454 DNA encoding:
- a CDS encoding tetratricopeptide repeat protein, encoding MTLKDHRGLAVTGASPFALERFESALALYNRFGLDPVAELDAALADSPDFIMAHVLRAHLHLSGTDPMGVTAILPNLAQAEGAKGTPRETAHVLAIRAMVEGRWREAARTLEDIAVTYPLDMVAVRGGHFVDFLLGDSRMLRDRIARAMPAWGATTPGWHAMLAMHAFGLEETGDYARAEQQGLAALKIEPRDSWAKHAVAHVLEMQGRAEEGVRFMTADTPAWAENNLLAVHNWWHLALYHLELGDYEQVLRLFDGPIHGARSPIVFDLVDASAMLWRLQLLGVDVGDRWTTVADGWSFSAADSAYAFNDMHAMMAFAAANRKEDVRLVRAVQSSARETVGDNREFLNEVGHAATEAMAAFAAGDYRNAVSLLRPIRHRAYRFGGSHAQRDIIDLTLLEAAIRGGDRDLARALAAERAAAKPHGSAVLLANRAALAA
- a CDS encoding MucR family transcriptional regulator — translated: MDDKAEIIEMTADIVSAYVGNNSVSASDLPALIQSIHRAIAEIATGAEPVEVAPKEPAVPLKRSITPDHLVCLEDGRKFKSLKRHLRTKYNMSPEEYRAKWNLPKDYPMVAPNYAKARSDLAKQMGLGQGGRKPARKGR
- a CDS encoding helix-turn-helix domain-containing protein; the encoded protein is MTAQTYDELLEAGRDPKKDRLAAGFVTSLVAMSTGVPPREIAARTRARAEAARARQMAMYLTHVAFAWPMARVAAAFGRDRTTASHACHRIEDLRDDAAFDARLSEMEACLRQAPADTWATA
- a CDS encoding TetR/AcrR family transcriptional regulator → MQSPPLSKGAATRARIMDLAYDRIIDKGFAATSIEELVEAGSITKSGFFYHFKDKNDLARQLIDRFVEQDEALLDSLESRARSLHEDPLHSYLIFLKLTAEVMDEYMKVRPGCIVAAIVIQDSAFDAGVRQRGVEIVLNWRRRYQAWLEEIAAVHPPKAPVDLETVADQMTVIVEGGILLSKGLRDPHQAGRHILFYRETIRLLFS
- a CDS encoding putative quinol monooxygenase codes for the protein MYGLIGKMKAAPGKRDALIAILLDGVSGMPGCQSYVVAKVADDPDAIWITEVWDSAESHKASLQLPSVKDAIAKGRPLIAGFDTHIETTPVGGHGLK
- a CDS encoding AraC family transcriptional regulator; its protein translation is MMSSADPYAELVSLITRFTPEDGHVETAVDGLFLARKTSPSMPLHTAQWPCLALVVQGAKVVRVGEETLRYGVGDYLLVALDMPVASCVIEATPEKPQIGLGMAIDVVRLGDLIRRIGVPRPATAADAMRGLAVNSAGPDLLDAVLRLVRLLDRPQDVAAMAPLIQDEILYRLLTGPDAARLLHITAGEGAGGGRVARAVGWLRDNYDQPLRIEALAEAVGMSESSLHHQFKAVTAMTPLQYQKQLRLHEARRLMLVEDADVATAGFRVGYQSPSQFSREYRRLYGLPPARDVEAARRPLAAE
- a CDS encoding crotonase/enoyl-CoA hydratase family protein, with the protein product MSAPKFETLLYDVRDGVATLTLNRPEKLNAFTARMMKELIEAFDSTDADDAVRAVIVTGSGRAFCAGADLSGGGATFDRTSPQALEREEGKVGDIYRDGGGRVSLRIFDSLKPVIAAVNGPAVGVGVTMQLPMDIRLASTDAKFGFVFAKRGITPEACSSWFLPRLVGPQTALEWCFTGRVFGAQEALDRGLVRSLHAPEDLLPAATALAREIADNTAPVSVALSRQLIWRMAGAVHPMQAHMADSRAIQSRGASGDAKEGVTSFLEKRPPNYPDKVSSDLPDVWEHWDRPEFK
- the mopJ gene encoding motility/cell cycle regulatory protein MopJ is translated as MEMVAQLGAPAAAARAHQEMFAYWASLRRGSKLPSRADIDPSSMKRLLPTVSLIDVVPDGRGGTGRDYALRLAGTGLYTVYGREITGRTLGEVYNSTAADYWRHELDRVVDEAKPGVGVHNLAWRGAAHLSILWLRLPLSSDGRKVDMILGYDAVVGMQPEVLASSGIRAA
- a CDS encoding DUF2336 domain-containing protein; its protein translation is MSQPAADSAPEAAARLRAALLKRLADLVCLPAERTDPHQKAVAVDLLIEALREAAEGERVRVAQRLSAISSPPAALVRVLLRDAVAVARPLLESRAHLGDAELVDCARRASDEHRALIAARPGVSEVVSDAILEAGDIAAGEVLLINRDARLGQGALAILTAAASARPELVAPLLARGELTPGQAFDLFWSADPAARAQVLRRFAAPRAQLREAVDDLYPVAKAGGWADRLTRRTLEFVGRRQRDRAHSGLFPTLEAAIQAARFGVTPSMTDEIARLAGVKPQTGRRIFDDPGGEALVVLVKAAGLPRDALVTLWSALQRPGSKQDLVELFDGLAIDRAQTVLRYWDVFPPPLDL
- a CDS encoding trypsin-like serine peptidase; protein product: MAWDLSLDLIQATVQVEQALPDGGRTVGTGFLIDAPTPDGRPRTVLVTAGHVLERMPKASARIGYRVQGGDGVWRYDPQTLTIRDTIDHPAWAKHPTRDVAAIEVVAPPEFAKAAIPLAWLAADETFSKVALGPGDEMMALGFPRGLAANGAGFPILRSGRVASYPLGPADNSPTFLLDFSVFPGNSGGPVFMAEAARRRPGAGEAQEVQFVAGMLTQQVELNKERLEIGVVTHAKFIRETVNMLDGVIPIRTSKVAEVLPATQVAANAVEAGTID
- a CDS encoding MaoC family dehydratase, with the protein product MKSVTFADVASLVGQEVGVSDWVEITQERVNQFAEATGDHQWIHVDVERATREIGGPIAHGYLTLSLIPFLGAGLLNVSGVTRGINYGTEKVRFTNMVRVGKRVRMRQKLTGVEPKAGGLQLKNECTIEIEGEERPACVAETISIIYGG